A section of the Primulina eburnea isolate SZY01 chromosome 1, ASM2296580v1, whole genome shotgun sequence genome encodes:
- the LOC140810916 gene encoding uncharacterized protein, with amino-acid sequence MAEKQTSKTERKRDRQSISVPFLWEERPGTPKRDWKPTPRPIKPVEVPVKLVVSVPFGWEEKPGTPLQLLLPPPPASYNLDHDGAEYQGVDDLHDSDQMDVSSDSELETCSFETEESFSSAPSLLANCLIPTVELTHAVPVEKTPLPRKVIEHPGSPVSDMESTASSYETGSTSLVGASFLEWLFPLLVPSSNSANKAKTPENDPLHAADARYTELTCERNGSQARRPLLTLGEMIVMSRRRSYQRKVANMRKQTTMDFMKRNSFGCGIFGIDVLQKKWKKHLQLKLI; translated from the exons ATGGCAGAAAAACAAACCTCCAAGACTGAGAGGAAAAGAGATAGGCAGTCTATTTCTGTCCCATTCTTGTGGGAAGAGAGACCGGGGACACCGAAGAGAGATTGGAAACCAACTCCTCGACCAATTAAGCCCGTCGAAGTGCCCGTTAAGCTCGTTGTATCCGTCCCCTTCGGTTGGGAAGAGAAGCCAGGGACACCACTCCAGCTGCTTTTACCTCCACCCCCTGCAAGCTACAACTTGGATCATGATGGTGCCGAATACCAAGGGGTTGATGACCTACATGATTCTGATCAAATGGATGTCTCGTCTGACTCGGAGCTCGAAACGTGTAGTTTTGAAACGGAAGAGTCCTTCAGCTCAGCTCCTTCTCTTCTGGCCAATTGCCTGATACCAACCGTGGAACTCACTCACGCTGTTCCTGTTGAAAAAACACCGCTTCCACGAAAAGTCATCGAACACCCCGGTTCGCCGGTTTCTGATATGGAAAGTACTGCTAGCAGCTATGAAACAGGATCCACAAGCTTGGTCGGGGCTTCTTTCTTGGAGTGGCTGTTTCCTCTACTGGTCCCAAGTTCAAATTCAGCCAACAAGGCGAAAACACCCGAAAACGATCCTCTGCACGCTGCGGATGCACGGTACACAGAGTTAACATGTGAAAGAAACGGCAGCCAGGCTAGAAGACCACTGCTGACACTCGGAGAGATGATAGTGATGAGCCGAAGAAGAAGCTACCAAAGGAAAGTAGCAAACATGCGTAAACAGACAACTATG GACTTTATGAAGAGGAACTCTTTTGGATGTGGAATCTTTGGGATCGATGTATTGCAAAAGAAGTGGAAAAAGCACTTGCAACTAAAGCTAATATAG